TTAACTCGCAATGCCCTATGCTTTGTTCTTTAACTATTACAACCTCACTCCACTGCCGTTGAAAGCCACAGTGAGCTGGCCAACTCTTAAGCCATGCATCTTCCTCTCCACCTCCTTATAACCGTTAAGCGTAGCTGTTTTAACCAACCCTTCAAACCCAACACGTGGTCCACATCCACAGCTCTTAACCCTAGTAACCACTTCATTAGAGGTTCGTTTATAGTGACCGAACCACTTGGCTTGCATGTAAGCGTTCCTCCTCCACGGTGGCACGTGAATCTCGGCTCGCTTCATCGACCGTCTTATCTCAAAGCACATGATTCTTACTAACTTTTTCAATTCTTCAGGTGTTCCCATGAAGACACGTGGTAGTTGAGCTAAGAGATAAAGGTATCTTGTTGTAGGCTTAGCAATCTCGAATTCGCTGGCAAGATTTGTCTCGACGATGAAGCGGTTCTTATCTCCTCTATTAACGTCAACGTACTCGTACTTCCCCGCCGTgttcttaccaaatctctcccACTTGGACTTGCAAAGACCTATGTAATATATTCATCTTTTCATTTTAGTATATTCTCATGTGAATcacaaatcataaaaaaaatatccattAGTATGATATCATACACTTATATACACAagtacaaaaaaattcaaatattaaaagaaaatgcgATCATCAAGCGTAGTCACTTTTATATGTTTATGTCGATCCAACCTCGTCATTGTTTGTAACCCTACTTACTATTGCGTACAGGTTTATCTACTACATATGGATCATCGTCTCATTTCGTATTTGCACATTTAAATACCAAAATCCACTATGGTACTTAATACACATACACATATTGCAAATGAGATCCACCAACCTATTAAATTTTCCTTGAAAAGCTTAATAATAATCAAGGATATGCTACAAAATCCAACTATATGACTCAGTTTCAAATACTACGAAGGTAGAGAGAGTTATGTTATACAATATTCATACATCTTTCTTAACGTGAATCTACTATACATGCGATTTATGCCAAGAAATCTCTACTAGTAATAAAATGACCAATCAATCTTGAAGCTcaaatgtattattttcttGACAAAATCATTTTCCAATCACAAGAGCAGCTTAATTCtcgatcatttttttttttgtaataattcCTCTAAACCACCCATTTCCTTTGTAAGTCTTAATCAATATAGATAATAAGATAAACCACtaacaaaaaatgattttgttaaCAAGAGAGCATTAGTGTTAGTACCTGCATCGAAACCTTTGTCACGTAAATAAGCCATCAAGAGGCGTTTCTCTCCGACGAACTCACTCGCATTTACTACCTCCTCAATTATTCTCCTCCGCTCTCCGCCGCGACCGAGATTTTCACAAATCTCCCGCAACCTCTCCTTCACATCTTCATAATCATCATCAACGTCAGACTTATCATCTTTATCTTCCACAGGAAAATCCTCTGGTAAAGCTTTCACTTCGCTGTCCATAAAAGATTCGACCAGATCCCAAAGATCGGCTGTCTCATAAGGAAAGTgatcgctcccgctgctgctaTCGCACGGCGGACGTGCACGCGCCGCCTCGACATCAAAAGCCGCAGCGAGTATGTTAAATCTTCTCGGAATCTCTACCATTTTATGTGCCCTTTTCCTGGCTTCTCCTCTCTTCGGCGAATTGTTATAAATACACAagaatattatatttactatttaatgattttttccATTGTGTTGACAAAGCCTTTTGACTATTTGACGGAGTAAACGACAAAATGGTAAAAAATGACAACATGGTGGTGAAATGATGGTGAATAAGGGATTAACGGCGTTATGTGTTAACGGAGAAACCATAAATCCCTTTAAAGTTAACTACAGTTTTGGGATGTTCTGGTTGATTAATTTTGAGAGCCTCAATAGCGTCCAAATACATCCACTTCAAAGCGAATCACATTTATCaaagagaaaaatacaaaaatagcactaaatcaagtttttgttcccaaactagcactcaaagtcaaaagtcacaaaaaagcacttaatgttttatcaaaagtcacaaacttatggtttagagttaaagggtagggtttaggatttagggtttagggtttagggtttcgagtttagggtttagggtttagggtttagggtttagggtttagggtttagagtttagggtttaaggtttaaagtttagggtttagggtttagggtttagagtttagggtttagggtttagagtttagaaatgaggttttggggataagatttcaaattttgaaaaataaaaaaattataattttcaaatgataaacttagaaaagtgttattttggtcattttagttttggagtgctatttttgtcatataaatttagaaatgtgttattttggagatttgccctttatCAAATCAGAATAATTAAACATTAACTAGTCGATAAACAGCATAGTGAATTGTGTGCTGTTTTGGGAAAAGAGAGATGGTACAGTCTAATTAAGTTTATGGTTAAATTTTAACAATAGTGATGTTTTAAATCCACTACAAGTTTTATCCACAACCAGTAGCGCCTCGACAACACGTATCTAAAGCAAGTTAAACTGTATTtagatcttcttcatcttccactTATGTTACTTCAGTAGATTTGTTTCCCTGAATTATCTTCTTCTGACGCGGAAACTAGAAGTAGAGTAAACCACAAATACGTCCAGGTTCAATGAATCTGAGAAGTTGACTAGGTTCAACGTATCTAAGGTTATCTTTgttcatttgattttttttctcctaTTTTTAAGTTGATCATGCAATAAGTAGgtgaatatattaaattatcacCGGAAATGTTCGATGCGGATATAGGCTTATCCATTACACGTGATGGCACTAGTCTTTGGTTCTGATTTATTCTTGTAAAAACCTCAAATTATCAGTATCAATCATCAAAAGATAGTTTCGACACGTTTAGAACGTTTTGTGGGCCTATATTGATTGGTTACTACAATTTGGGCTCATCTTCAAAGCCACAAATCAATTATCTTGCTTTGCAAACTCTAAATCCTACGTTGCTCAATTGGCTTAAGGCTCTGGCCTGGCCTTCTAATATAGCATGAAATCGTTGACTAAgaacaatgaaaaaaaagatCATGGTACTTGTACGTAAATAATGGTCCCATGGTTGCTGTCTgtatcattattttatttggtttcGTCTTTACTTGATCAAGCATTCACGTTTGGTTGAGTTAAGGGTGATCGATGTTGGACATTGTTTGATCTAATTTTAGACTATGCATGCATCACCTTGGATCAATCTCCAGAACAGGCAAAAAACGTATAAACATGTGCTTCGCCTTATGTACATCTCGTATTGTATTGTGATCTTTATATTTTAGGAAACTAGGTTTATTGGTTTAACCTATATATGCATGTATCGCCTCTAAGATGAAATACATAAAAACTTTTCCAACATTGTGCctcatttctctttttttcttgatgTCAACTCTAAGATCTTGGAAACCTTAAGTATTTTAAGATGAATCTTAATAAAAAAGAGAATTTCTGCATTGGCTACATCATCGGAGCCATAAATCTTATAGATAATAgctatttaaaatttgaaggaAAAAGTGAATGTTTCATCGCGATGTACCTAAGTCTGCTCTGGAGATTTCTAGCCATGGAAATTCTAACCTTAATGTGACACCTCATTTTCTGTAGAATATACACCAGATTTTGATTTTCGTATAATTGGTTTGATCAGACGAATGCACAACttattctataattttataCTCCATGCTTGATGCTGTGTCATCTAGCTGAGCTCATACCATCATCTTGTAACTAGacaatcactttttttttccgaGCGCCTCTGTAAGATTTCTTGTCCATATGTTAAAGATCTATGTTGCtttccaaacaatataaagAACGAAAACAGAGAGGCTCACGTTATTCGGATTATTTTGAGTGTATGCTTGTTGCTCACATTTGGAAGACGTATCAACTGGCGAACAACTCATAATCATAAGAGTAAACTTGGTCTATATATTAGTTGAAAGATCTAGGGAAATGATGAGATATACACGTTTTTGTGACAGACATGCATTCACATTTTGTTCCCATTAGGTCGTGCGAGCAGGTATGTCTTTCTTTGACCGTTTCTAGTTTCATAGATCGTGCACCAGTGTCATTTTGagtttaaatcttattttatatGCTTAAATGTTGACGGCTACTTAATTTATTCTTCAAGCATCAGAACGTGCATACAAGTTTGTGGAAACCATTGACGATGGTTTCGTATCTGCGCAAAGGTCAGCTCTTTTTAGTCTCCTCTACGTTTTCCTCAACGTGTAACCATGTCACTAATTGACATATTCAGTAAAAAATAAAGACAACTAGAGGATGGAAAGAGTTACGAACTTACGACTCTAGAGTTTCTAAACTGTTTTATAAAGATGGAGCACATAGGGATAATAGAtgttcataatatgtaaaaaagtGGGTTTCTTGACCCATAAAAAAATGCTGTTCCATCCTCTTCGTatcttccttttcctttttctctctTCCCTTTGTTTACTACAGATCAATGCTGCTGAAAGTGGCTTGGGTGGTCATATCAAAGTAGACCCGAAACTCAAGTTCGAGAACCCGAAGCTACGTGAAGCATACATCGCTCTCCAGTCATGGAAACAAGCAATCTTCTCTGACCCTTTCAACTTCACAGCAAACTGGAACGGCTCAGATGTTTGCTCCTACAATGGAATATACTGTGCTCCTCTTCCTGGCGCATACAACAAAACAAGAGTCGTTGCCGGCATTGACCTTAACCATGCCGACATGGCTGGTTACTTACCATCCGAGCTTGGTCTCCTTTGTGACCTCGCTCTCTTCCACCTTAACTCGAACCGTTTCTGCGGTGAAGTCCCTCTCACATTCAACCGCATGAAGCTTCTCTACGAGCTTGATCTTAGCAACAACCGATTCGTCGGTAAGTTCCCTAAGGTTGTCCTCTCTTTACCGTCCCTTAAGTTCTTGGATCTCCGCTACAACGAGTTCGAAGGCAAGATCCCGTGGAAGCTCTTCGATAAAAAGCTGGACGCTATATTCTTGAACCATAACAGGTTCCGGTTTGGGATCCCCAAGAACATGGGGAACTCTCCGGTCTCTGCTCTGGTTCTTGCCGACAACGATCTTGGAGGATGCATACCGGGAAGTATCGGTCAAATGGGGAAGACACTCAACGAGATTATCCTCTCTAACGATAACTTAACCGGTTGTTTACCTCCTCAGATAGGTAACCTCAAGAAAGTGACGGTTTTCGACGTCAGTTCGAACCGTCTACGTGGTCCGTTACCGGCTAGCGTCGGTAACATGAAGAGTTTAGAAGAGCTTCACGTGGCGAACAACGGCTTCACGGGAATCATTCCTCCAAGTATCTGCCAGCTTCCGAACCTTGAGAACTTCACTTACTCTTCCAACTTCTTCACCGGCCGTGCTCCTATATGCGCCGCTCTATCGGTGGCCGACGCTATTGTGAACGGGTCTATGAATTGTTTAACCGGTGTGGCTCGTCAGAGATCGGTTAAGGAGTGTTTATCTCTGTTGGCTCGTCCTGTTGATTGTAGTAAGTTtggttgttataatattttctctCCGCCGCCACCGACGTTCAAGATGTCACCTGTTGTCAGGAAGCTTCCTCCACCGGTTTATGTTTACAAGTCGCCTCCACCACCGTCGTCTAAGATGTCTCCTACTGTCAGGGCTTACTCTCCGCCGCCGCCACCGTCGTCTAAGATGTCGCCTACTGTGAGAGCATACTCTCCGCCTCCACCACCGTTGTCAAAGATGTCGCCTACTGTTCGAGCTTaccctccaccaccaccaccatctccATCTCCTCCACCGCCTTACGTATACtcatctcctcctccaccaccaccttaTGTCTActcatctcctcctcctccaccctACGTGTACTcgtctcctccaccaccgccTTACGTATACTCATCTCCACCTCCGCCTCCTCCAAGTCCACCACCGCCCTACGTATACTCATCTCCACCTCCCCCTCCTCCAAGTCCCCCACCGCCGTGTCCTGAAtcatctcctccaccaccttaCGTGTACtcatctcctcctccaccaccttaCGTGTACtcatctcctcctccaccaccttaCGTGTACTCATCTCCTCCACCTCCACCATACGTATACTCATCtccacctccacctcctccaAGTCCACCACCACCGTGTCCTGAATCATCTCCGCCACCGCCCGTTGTATACTATGCACCGGAGATACAAAGCCCTCCCCCTCCAGCACCAGTATACTATGCACCGGAGACACAAAGTCCACCACCGCCAGCACCAGTATACTATGCACCGGAACAAAGCCCACCACCCCCAACACCAGTATACTATGCACCGGAACAAAGcccaccaccaccatcaccgGTTTACTATCCATCAGAAACACAAagtccaccaccaccatcaccaGTATACTATCCATCGGAAACACCAAGTCCTCCACCACCAACTGAGTACTACTACTCACCAACCCAGTCTCCGCCACCAGCAAAGGGATGTACTGAAAGCCATCCTCCACCAACACAAGCACCTCCTACTTACGAACCAACACCTGAATATTCATACACATCGTCACCACCACCGGTTCCTTCCTACCCGGACACGTCTCTACCACCGATTCCAAGTGTCTCGTATGCATCGTCTCCTCCTCCGTCATACTACTAGTTTCAAATAATTGAGTAAAAAATGCATTGCTTTACAACTACTCACAATTATATTCTTTTGGCTGCAAGACATTGATTTGTGTGTTTGGttgatttaaacaaaaaaaaacatttgaattatgtttttcttatttccatatttttcttttgaatattttgttctctcttttttctcccCTCTAACACAGAGCTGCATTAGCAGCAATGGAGTATATAGTTTCAGTTTATAATCTTATGTATAAATAGTAACAAT
The window above is part of the Brassica napus cultivar Da-Ae chromosome C8, Da-Ae, whole genome shotgun sequence genome. Proteins encoded here:
- the BNAC08G15290D gene encoding uncharacterized protein BNAC08G15290D gives rise to the protein MVEIPRRFNILAAAFDVEAARARPPCDSSSGSDHFPYETADLWDLVESFMDSEVKALPEDFPVEDKDDKSDVDDDYEDVKERLREICENLGRGGERRRIIEEVVNASEFVGEKRLLMAYLRDKGFDAGLCKSKWERFGKNTAGKYEYVDVNRGDKNRFIVETNLASEFEIAKPTTRYLYLLAQLPRVFMGTPEELKKLVRIMCFEIRRSMKRAEIHVPPWRRNAYMQAKWFGHYKRTSNEVVTRVKSCGCGPRVGFEGLVKTATLNGYKEVERKMHGLRVGQLTVAFNGSGVRL
- the LOC106379928 gene encoding leucine-rich repeat extensin-like protein 1, whose protein sequence is MFIICKKVGFLTHKKMLFHPLRIFLFLFLSSLCLLQINAAESGLGGHIKVDPKLKFENPKLREAYIALQSWKQAIFSDPFNFTANWNGSDVCSYNGIYCAPLPGAYNKTRVVAGIDLNHADMAGYLPSELGLLCDLALFHLNSNRFCGEVPLTFNRMKLLYELDLSNNRFVGKFPKVVLSLPSLKFLDLRYNEFEGKIPWKLFDKKLDAIFLNHNRFRFGIPKNMGNSPVSALVLADNDLGGCIPGSIGQMGKTLNEIILSNDNLTGCLPPQIGNLKKVTVFDVSSNRLRGPLPASVGNMKSLEELHVANNGFTGIIPPSICQLPNLENFTYSSNFFTGRAPICAALSVADAIVNGSMNCLTGVARQRSVKECLSLLARPVDCSKFGCYNIFSPPPPTFKMSPVVRKLPPPVYVYKSPPPPSSKMSPTVRAYSPPPPPSSKMSPTVRAYSPPPPPLSKMSPTVRAYPPPPPPSPSPPPPYVYSSPPPPPPYVYSSPPPPPYVYSSPPPPPYVYSSPPPPPPSPPPPYVYSSPPPPPPSPPPPCPESSPPPPYVYSSPPPPPYVYSSPPPPPYVYSSPPPPPYVYSSPPPPPPSPPPPCPESSPPPPVVYYAPEIQSPPPPAPVYYAPETQSPPPPAPVYYAPEQSPPPPTPVYYAPEQSPPPPSPVYYPSETQSPPPPSPVYYPSETPSPPPPTEYYYSPTQSPPPAKGCTESHPPPTQAPPTYEPTPEYSYTSSPPPVPSYPDTSLPPIPSVSYASSPPPSYY